Proteins found in one Nocardia brasiliensis ATCC 700358 genomic segment:
- a CDS encoding VOC family protein: MGLSIDRIDHVVINCRDVAATARWYVEVLGMRAETFGPGERTALRFGDQKLNLRPVGALAADPTWTTAAVESAGAQDLCFVTTASADEVHDHLVACGVGIVSGPVRKTGALGEMISHYCRDPDGNLIEIAVYPSV; encoded by the coding sequence ATGGGGCTCAGCATCGATCGAATTGATCATGTGGTGATCAACTGCCGCGATGTCGCGGCAACCGCGAGGTGGTACGTCGAGGTACTGGGCATGCGCGCGGAGACGTTCGGGCCCGGCGAGCGGACCGCCCTGCGGTTCGGCGACCAGAAGCTGAATCTGCGGCCGGTCGGTGCGCTGGCCGCGGACCCGACCTGGACGACGGCCGCCGTGGAGTCCGCGGGCGCGCAGGACCTCTGCTTTGTGACCACGGCCTCGGCCGACGAGGTGCACGACCACCTCGTCGCCTGCGGTGTCGGCATCGTGAGCGGGCCGGTCCGCAAAACCGGAGCGCTGGGCGAGATGATCTCGCACTACTGCCGCGATCCGGACGGAAACCTCATCGAGATCGCCGTCTACCCGTCAGTCTGA
- the merB gene encoding alkylmercury lyase family protein: MAELTDRARDIRQRIMTQIRREGTAPTIAELRAEFALSEADLSADLRDLEGAICVARQDREHAGSPVFQDEPLARPQPAVGEIVYARPFATFENHYRITVDGVQRWFAECAVEACAISGQFPGAEVVVESVCRQTGQPVRLVGRDGVLLDYGPGTLRVHLGYPLREMPHRVVGWCDYNSFFASEEAAEQWRRAHPEIKGVTRAPEQMSRLITELLGKGRLDYDYQPVFPLLPLARKLRRFGLVGLSRRGFPRLETFWLPTLPMLRAWRRRGLGFFLRFRLR, from the coding sequence ATGGCAGAGCTCACCGACCGCGCCCGCGATATTCGGCAGCGGATCATGACGCAGATCCGGCGAGAGGGAACGGCGCCGACGATCGCCGAGCTCAGGGCCGAGTTCGCGCTGTCGGAGGCGGACCTTTCCGCAGATCTGCGCGACCTGGAAGGCGCGATCTGCGTGGCACGGCAGGACCGGGAGCACGCGGGCAGTCCGGTGTTCCAGGACGAGCCGCTGGCGCGGCCGCAGCCCGCGGTGGGGGAGATCGTCTACGCGCGTCCGTTCGCGACGTTCGAGAACCACTATCGGATCACTGTCGACGGCGTGCAGCGCTGGTTCGCCGAATGCGCCGTCGAGGCCTGCGCGATCTCGGGGCAGTTCCCCGGCGCGGAGGTGGTCGTCGAGTCGGTGTGCAGGCAGACCGGGCAGCCGGTGCGCCTGGTCGGACGTGACGGGGTGCTGCTGGACTACGGGCCCGGCACACTGCGGGTGCATCTGGGGTATCCGCTGCGTGAGATGCCGCACCGGGTGGTCGGATGGTGCGACTACAACAGCTTTTTCGCGTCCGAGGAGGCCGCCGAGCAATGGCGCCGGGCGCATCCCGAGATCAAGGGTGTCACCCGTGCGCCCGAGCAGATGAGCCGTCTCATCACCGAATTGCTCGGCAAGGGCCGGCTGGACTACGACTACCAGCCCGTGTTCCCGCTGCTGCCGCTCGCGCGCAAGCTGCGTCGGTTCGGGCTCGTCGGCCTGTCCCGACGCGGCTTTCCGCGCCTCGAAACCTTTTGGCTGCCAACGCTTCCGATGCTGCGTGCGTGGCGACGACGTGGTCTGGGCTTCTTCCTGCGGTTCCGGCTGCGCTGA
- a CDS encoding N-acyl-D-amino-acid deacylase family protein — protein MFDMIVRDGLWFDGTGAPPQRRDLGIRNGIVEAISAQRLTGGPDTEVIEAEGKWVAPGFVDVHTHYDAELLARPALSESVRHGVTTVFIGNCSLSTILASNSDCADFFSRVEAVPRAAVHGVLETHRDWRTPAEYAAALERLRLGPNVAAFLGHSDLRTHVLGLDRAVTRDTRPSAAELARMQTLLEQAIDAGFLGLSSMTNTLDKIDGEIYRSRSLPSTYARGREFRALNAVLRRRGRILQSAPTINFTPNIWKFFAASSGLFGRKALRTSLLSAADSKAYPPIVFFMMYAAPLLNRFARTDFRWQHLPVPFTVYADGIDLVVFEEFGAGAAALHLKDEVERNELLRDKEYRRWFRKDYDNKFSPRIWHRDFFDATIVACPDESVIGKTIGQVGKERGVHPVDAYLDLVVEYGTRLRWRTTVANHRRKYLDKLATNPGVQMGFGDAGAHLRNMAFYNYHLRLLERVQAAQSRRKPLMRIEQAIHRLTGELADWYGLDAGHLRVGDRADLVVLDPAGLDQSVHGLHERPMPEFGLDRMVNRNDGAVTATVVNGVTVYREGQFTAGFGSDWGTGQFLRVGRPARAHVEIRHSVGS, from the coding sequence ATGTTCGACATGATCGTGCGAGACGGACTCTGGTTCGACGGAACGGGCGCGCCGCCGCAACGTCGCGACCTCGGTATCCGGAACGGGATCGTGGAGGCGATCTCGGCGCAACGATTGACCGGCGGTCCGGACACCGAGGTGATCGAGGCCGAAGGCAAATGGGTCGCACCAGGTTTCGTCGATGTGCACACCCATTACGACGCCGAACTCCTTGCGCGTCCAGCCCTTTCGGAGTCGGTGCGGCACGGCGTCACGACGGTGTTCATCGGCAACTGCTCGCTGTCGACCATCCTGGCCTCGAACTCGGACTGCGCGGACTTCTTCAGCAGGGTGGAAGCGGTGCCCCGCGCGGCCGTGCACGGCGTGCTGGAAACGCACCGCGACTGGCGAACTCCCGCCGAATACGCCGCAGCGCTGGAGCGACTTCGACTGGGCCCCAATGTCGCCGCGTTCCTCGGCCATTCCGATCTGCGGACCCACGTGCTCGGTCTCGATCGGGCCGTCACCCGGGACACCCGGCCCAGCGCGGCGGAACTCGCGCGCATGCAAACGCTGCTGGAGCAGGCCATCGACGCGGGCTTCCTCGGCTTGTCCTCGATGACCAACACCCTGGACAAGATCGACGGCGAGATCTACCGTTCCCGTTCGCTGCCCTCGACCTACGCCCGGGGCCGGGAGTTCCGGGCACTCAACGCCGTACTGCGCCGCCGCGGCCGCATTCTGCAGAGTGCGCCGACCATCAACTTCACGCCCAACATCTGGAAGTTCTTCGCGGCCAGCTCGGGGTTGTTCGGGCGCAAGGCTTTGCGAACCTCCCTGCTGTCGGCGGCCGACTCGAAGGCGTATCCGCCGATCGTGTTCTTCATGATGTACGCCGCGCCTTTACTGAACCGGTTCGCGCGCACCGACTTCCGGTGGCAGCACCTGCCGGTGCCGTTCACCGTCTACGCCGACGGCATCGACCTGGTGGTGTTCGAGGAATTCGGTGCCGGCGCCGCGGCGCTGCACCTCAAGGACGAGGTAGAACGCAATGAACTGTTGCGGGACAAGGAATATCGCCGCTGGTTCCGCAAGGACTACGACAACAAGTTCAGTCCCCGGATCTGGCACCGGGACTTCTTCGACGCCACCATCGTGGCCTGCCCGGACGAGAGCGTGATCGGCAAGACCATCGGGCAGGTCGGCAAGGAACGCGGGGTGCACCCCGTCGACGCCTACCTCGACCTGGTCGTCGAATACGGCACCCGGTTGCGGTGGCGCACCACCGTGGCCAACCACCGGCGCAAGTACCTGGACAAGCTCGCCACCAACCCGGGGGTGCAGATGGGTTTCGGCGATGCGGGCGCGCACCTGCGCAACATGGCGTTCTACAACTACCACCTGCGGCTGCTCGAACGGGTGCAGGCCGCGCAGTCCCGCCGCAAGCCCCTCATGCGGATCGAGCAGGCCATCCACCGGCTGACCGGCGAGCTCGCCGACTGGTACGGCCTCGACGCCGGCCACCTGCGCGTCGGTGATCGCGCCGATCTCGTCGTGCTCGACCCCGCCGGGCTGGACCAGTCCGTGCACGGCCTGCACGAGCGCCCGATGCCCGAGTTCGGTCTCGACCGCATGGTCAATCGCAACGACGGCGCGGTGACGGCCACCGTCGTCAACGGCGTAACCGTCTATCGCGAAGGACAATTCACGGCCGGCTTCGGCAGCGACTGGGGCACCGGCCAGTTCTTGCGCGTCGGCCGGCCCGCACGCGCACACGTCGAGATCCGGCATTCCGTCGGCTCCTGA
- a CDS encoding nitroreductase family deazaflavin-dependent oxidoreductase, with protein MTQADRGPQFFPTWFGRWQSRYMNPVARRLSRYLPTFAVIEHRGRKSGKPYETPVNTFSFDGGLGVVLGHGTTDWARNVLAAGDAQLRRRGRSIRLVNPRIVDSDTVARLPLVPRTETGLVHAITGKRLRLFVADIAPS; from the coding sequence ATGACTCAGGCAGATCGTGGCCCGCAGTTCTTTCCCACCTGGTTCGGCCGCTGGCAGAGCCGGTACATGAACCCGGTCGCCCGTCGCCTATCGCGCTACCTCCCGACGTTCGCGGTGATCGAACACCGGGGACGCAAGTCGGGCAAACCCTATGAGACGCCGGTCAACACGTTCAGTTTCGACGGCGGACTGGGCGTCGTGCTCGGGCACGGAACCACCGACTGGGCGCGCAACGTGCTCGCCGCGGGCGACGCGCAGTTGCGCCGCCGCGGCCGGTCGATCCGGCTCGTCAACCCGCGCATCGTCGACAGCGATACGGTCGCGCGTTTGCCGCTGGTGCCGCGCACGGAGACCGGGCTCGTCCACGCGATCACAGGCAAGCGGCTGCGACTGTTCGTCGCCGATATCGCGCCGAGCTGA
- a CDS encoding flavin monoamine oxidase family protein yields the protein MSNGGVSRRGLLGTALGAGALAATACAPAAPVGDRTQSEWLARQLLGVGANGTDLTLTYLRTLIDTGLPATDRRKRIIVVGAGPAGLSAANLLAAAGHQVTVLEANGNRVGGRVKTFRGIFTDPALYAEGGAMRLSSAQPLALALADKFGLPRRPFYSADVHPDTPTPATPPVVYRSFTGAEWSNGPVMPYVPPAPAGRGLIKVNGRVVSRGDYAANPGAVHAGFGCALSTASNVALDAELRKDSVRQSGSIERQVEGWTDLLRTYENLSLRDYLREQGWPKARIDAVGTLENLTARLGYSVVFPLVDHTLIPAGATYWELAGGMSTLTDALARQLGPAVLLGKRMTGLEQTEHGVRIRTTAEAGDETSDGRPIDPVESFEADYAIVAIPFTAARFCTFDPPLSYAKRRAIIELQHDSATKVLLEFKSRFWEQGPAGFRGGRCVSDSPNRCTYFPSHVQDSDGGVVLAAYTFADDAMRWDALTEGERIHFALAGLRDLFGARVDAEFTGVGITQSWARARYALGEAAIPAPGQLHEHHLATRSIEGRVHFAGDHTSLNTAWIEGALESGVRSALEVHQR from the coding sequence ATGTCGAACGGCGGGGTGTCCCGACGCGGTCTGCTGGGTACGGCGCTCGGCGCAGGTGCGCTGGCGGCGACGGCGTGTGCGCCCGCCGCCCCCGTCGGCGACCGAACACAAAGCGAATGGCTGGCCAGGCAGCTGCTCGGGGTCGGCGCGAACGGGACGGATCTCACGCTGACGTATTTGAGGACCCTCATCGATACCGGTCTTCCGGCTACGGATCGGCGCAAGCGCATCATCGTCGTCGGTGCCGGCCCGGCGGGGTTGAGTGCCGCGAACCTGCTCGCCGCGGCCGGTCATCAGGTGACGGTGTTGGAGGCCAACGGCAATCGGGTCGGCGGCCGGGTCAAGACGTTTCGCGGTATTTTCACCGATCCTGCCCTCTACGCCGAGGGCGGAGCGATGCGGCTGTCCAGCGCGCAGCCGTTGGCGCTGGCGCTGGCCGACAAGTTCGGCTTGCCGCGCAGGCCGTTCTACAGCGCCGACGTGCATCCGGACACCCCTACGCCTGCCACGCCGCCGGTTGTCTACCGCTCCTTCACCGGTGCGGAGTGGTCCAATGGGCCCGTAATGCCCTACGTGCCACCGGCTCCGGCGGGTCGCGGGCTGATCAAGGTGAACGGACGCGTCGTGTCGCGCGGCGACTACGCCGCGAACCCCGGCGCGGTGCACGCGGGTTTCGGCTGTGCGCTGTCCACGGCCAGCAACGTCGCTCTCGATGCCGAACTGCGCAAAGACTCTGTGCGGCAGAGTGGTTCGATCGAGCGGCAGGTCGAAGGCTGGACCGACCTACTGCGTACCTACGAAAACCTTTCTCTGCGTGACTATCTGCGCGAGCAGGGCTGGCCCAAAGCGCGGATCGATGCGGTCGGCACCTTGGAGAACCTGACCGCTCGGCTGGGGTACAGCGTCGTCTTCCCACTGGTCGACCACACCCTGATTCCGGCCGGCGCCACCTACTGGGAACTGGCGGGCGGCATGTCGACGCTCACCGACGCGCTGGCCAGGCAGCTGGGACCGGCGGTCCTGCTGGGCAAGCGCATGACCGGGCTGGAGCAGACCGAGCACGGCGTGCGGATCCGGACCACCGCGGAAGCCGGCGACGAGACCTCCGACGGCCGGCCGATCGACCCGGTCGAGTCGTTCGAGGCGGACTACGCGATCGTGGCGATCCCGTTCACCGCGGCGCGCTTCTGCACGTTCGACCCGCCGTTGAGTTACGCCAAGCGCCGGGCGATCATCGAACTGCAGCACGACTCGGCGACAAAAGTGTTGCTGGAGTTCAAGAGCCGTTTCTGGGAGCAGGGACCGGCCGGCTTCCGCGGCGGTCGCTGCGTCAGTGATTCGCCGAACCGGTGCACGTATTTCCCGTCGCACGTGCAGGATTCCGACGGCGGCGTGGTGCTGGCCGCCTACACCTTCGCCGACGATGCGATGCGCTGGGACGCGCTCACCGAGGGGGAGCGCATCCACTTCGCCCTGGCCGGGCTGCGTGACCTGTTCGGCGCCCGGGTCGATGCCGAATTCACCGGCGTCGGCATCACCCAGAGCTGGGCGCGCGCCCGCTACGCGCTCGGCGAAGCGGCCATCCCGGCGCCCGGCCAGCTGCACGAGCATCATCTCGCCACCCGATCGATCGAGGGCCGAGTGCATTTCGCCGGTGACCACACCAGCCTCAACACCGCGTGGATCGAAGGCGCGCTGGAAAGCGGTGTCCGCAGCGCGCTCGAGGTCCACCAGCGCTGA
- the thrS gene encoding threonine--tRNA ligase, producing MYDHRKLGRELGLFDTDPLIGAGLPYWLPDGAIVRQCLEDYIRGVERQAGYQHVYSPALGKRELYEISGHWAHYHEDMYPPMDLGGEQVVLRPSLCPHHALIYRSRSHSYRELPLRMAELGAMYRSELSGVLGGLTRVRCIQLNDAHIFCTLEQVADEAAAALALIGAAYRAMGLSAVRYRLSLPGPGGKYVAAPDMWLRASKILSEVLDGAGVPYDAVEGEAAFYGPKIDVQVHDHAGRESTLSTVQVDFYQPDQFDLHYVGPDGAKHRPVMVHRSIIGSVERAVAQLIEEHGGAFPAWLAPKQVAVLPISAADEPAAVELRERCARAGLRAEVVGAESGSLAARVRESRLAPYQFVLGPAEIADDAVAVRLRDGRKLPAQSADDAIGRIRVLVDSHDTRLWAD from the coding sequence ATGTACGACCACCGCAAACTGGGCCGGGAACTCGGCTTGTTCGACACCGACCCGTTGATCGGGGCCGGATTGCCGTACTGGTTGCCCGACGGAGCGATCGTGCGCCAGTGTCTGGAGGACTACATCCGCGGTGTGGAACGCCAGGCGGGCTACCAGCACGTGTATTCCCCGGCCCTGGGCAAGCGCGAGCTGTACGAAATATCCGGGCACTGGGCGCATTACCACGAAGACATGTACCCGCCGATGGATCTCGGCGGTGAGCAGGTCGTGTTACGACCCAGCCTGTGTCCGCATCACGCGCTGATCTACCGATCCCGCTCGCACAGCTATCGCGAACTGCCGCTGCGCATGGCCGAACTCGGTGCGATGTACCGCTCCGAATTGTCCGGCGTGCTGGGCGGTTTGACCAGAGTGCGGTGTATCCAGCTCAACGATGCGCATATCTTCTGCACCCTCGAGCAGGTCGCCGACGAGGCCGCGGCCGCCCTCGCGCTGATCGGAGCCGCGTATCGCGCGATGGGTCTCAGCGCGGTGCGCTACCGGTTGTCGCTGCCCGGCCCCGGCGGCAAATACGTTGCGGCACCGGATATGTGGCTGCGGGCGAGCAAGATTCTGAGCGAAGTGCTCGACGGGGCGGGTGTGCCGTACGACGCGGTCGAGGGCGAAGCCGCGTTCTACGGTCCGAAGATCGACGTGCAGGTGCACGATCACGCGGGCCGGGAGTCGACCCTGTCCACCGTGCAGGTCGACTTCTATCAACCCGATCAGTTCGATCTGCACTACGTCGGGCCCGACGGTGCGAAGCACCGACCGGTCATGGTGCACCGCAGCATCATCGGCAGCGTCGAGCGCGCTGTCGCCCAGCTGATCGAGGAGCACGGCGGCGCGTTCCCCGCTTGGCTGGCCCCGAAACAGGTTGCTGTACTGCCGATCTCGGCCGCCGACGAACCTGCTGCCGTCGAGCTGCGCGAGCGGTGTGCGCGGGCCGGTCTGCGTGCCGAGGTAGTCGGGGCCGAATCGGGGAGCCTGGCGGCCCGGGTGCGGGAAAGCCGTTTGGCGCCCTATCAATTCGTGCTCGGACCGGCCGAGATCGCGGATGACGCGGTCGCGGTCCGGCTCCGGGACGGACGAAAGCTGCCTGCGCAGTCCGCGGACGACGCGATCGGACGCATCCGCGTGCTGGTGGACAGCCACGACACCCGATTGTGGGCCGACTGA
- a CDS encoding glyoxalase, producing MNITTDQITIDAVTLEVADPAAAAEFYAAAFGLGDKLRVRASDAPTSGFRGFILSLVVSQPSTVDSLVGSAVQAGATIVKPAKKSFWGYGAVVQAPDGAIWKIATSAKKDTGPATREIDDFVVLFGVDNVKATKQFYADRGLPVGKSFGSKYVEFEAPSAAIKLALYGRKAAAKDAGVAPEGSGSHRIVLASGLGAFADPDGFEWEPTPAPADR from the coding sequence ATGAACATCACCACTGACCAGATCACCATCGACGCCGTCACCCTCGAGGTGGCCGACCCCGCCGCGGCAGCGGAGTTCTACGCGGCCGCGTTCGGCCTCGGCGACAAGCTGCGGGTGCGCGCCTCGGACGCGCCGACCAGCGGTTTCCGCGGTTTCATCCTCTCGCTGGTCGTCTCGCAGCCCAGTACCGTCGACAGCCTCGTCGGCAGCGCCGTGCAGGCGGGTGCGACGATCGTCAAGCCCGCGAAGAAGAGCTTCTGGGGCTACGGCGCGGTCGTGCAGGCCCCGGACGGTGCGATCTGGAAGATCGCGACCTCGGCGAAGAAGGACACCGGCCCGGCCACCCGCGAGATCGATGACTTCGTCGTGCTGTTCGGCGTGGACAACGTCAAGGCGACCAAGCAGTTCTACGCCGATCGCGGTCTGCCGGTCGGCAAGAGTTTCGGCAGCAAGTACGTCGAGTTCGAGGCTCCGTCGGCGGCGATCAAGCTGGCGCTGTACGGGCGCAAGGCGGCGGCCAAGGATGCCGGTGTGGCCCCGGAGGGTTCCGGCTCGCACCGCATCGTCCTCGCGAGTGGCCTGGGCGCCTTCGCCGACCCGGACGGCTTCGAATGGGAGCCCACCCCGGCGCCCGCCGACCGGTGA
- a CDS encoding ADP-ribosylglycohydrolase family protein → MHRDLMLDSLDGLSVGDALGWEFPIMRRSIRDVRAGELPGGPWRWSDDTEMACTVVDELARHDRIDQDRLAAAFARRLDPARDYGFLAIATLRKIGAGVPWRTAAGAAYDHQGSCGNGAAMRVAPLGAYYAGDPESIVAEAIRSAEVTHLHPEGVSGAVAVALAAGQAAQARLAGTRPAPSEFITAVLDRLAQGETGALIRHARTLLGAPVAVAAAELGNGSQVTAQNTVPFTLWVAATHLADYPGAITACLAADGDIDTTGAIAGGIVAAFTGVGGRAQSIAGVPPVWLAAREPLPGWFDPVRAAERRRRRLRSWFSGAF, encoded by the coding sequence ATGCACAGGGACTTGATGCTCGATTCGCTGGACGGGCTTTCGGTAGGGGACGCGCTGGGGTGGGAATTCCCGATCATGCGCCGCTCGATTCGCGACGTGCGCGCCGGTGAACTTCCCGGCGGGCCGTGGCGGTGGTCCGACGACACCGAAATGGCCTGCACCGTGGTCGACGAACTCGCCCGGCACGACCGGATCGACCAGGATCGGCTGGCCGCCGCGTTCGCCCGGCGCCTCGATCCCGCCCGCGACTACGGATTCCTCGCGATCGCCACGTTGCGCAAGATCGGCGCGGGCGTGCCGTGGCGGACCGCCGCCGGCGCCGCGTACGACCATCAGGGTTCGTGTGGCAACGGCGCGGCGATGCGCGTCGCCCCGCTGGGCGCCTACTACGCCGGCGACCCGGAAAGTATTGTCGCCGAAGCGATCCGATCCGCCGAGGTGACGCATCTGCATCCGGAAGGCGTCAGCGGCGCGGTCGCGGTGGCACTGGCCGCCGGGCAAGCCGCGCAGGCGCGCCTGGCCGGGACTCGGCCTGCGCCGAGCGAATTCATCACCGCCGTGCTCGATCGACTGGCCCAAGGCGAAACCGGTGCGTTGATCCGCCATGCGCGCACCCTGCTGGGCGCCCCGGTGGCGGTGGCCGCGGCCGAACTCGGCAACGGTTCGCAGGTCACCGCGCAGAATACGGTCCCGTTCACCCTGTGGGTCGCGGCCACGCACCTGGCCGACTACCCGGGCGCGATCACCGCTTGCCTTGCGGCGGACGGCGATATCGACACCACCGGTGCCATCGCGGGTGGCATCGTCGCCGCCTTCACCGGCGTCGGTGGCCGCGCCCAGTCGATCGCGGGGGTGCCACCGGTGTGGCTCGCGGCCCGCGAACCGCTGCCCGGCTGGTTCGATCCTGTCCGCGCGGCGGAGCGGCGCAGGCGACGGTTGCGGAGCTGGTTCTCCGGCGCATTCTGA
- a CDS encoding DinB family protein, producing MDLSSSAVLRWQFDLVWALFEFHLERLTEAEVRWEPADLCWTLRTGADGSWVPDWADVEPDPIPVPTIAWLSWHIGWWWSVTMDHLAGRVPRERHEIEWPGDHAVVAWLRDLRAEWSRVLDRISDADLVAPATFPWSGEDSKSVAHTVAWVNAELMKNAAEIGQLRLLHAARNGQ from the coding sequence ATGGATTTGTCGTCGTCTGCCGTGCTGCGCTGGCAATTCGACCTGGTATGGGCGCTGTTCGAATTCCACCTCGAGCGGTTGACCGAGGCCGAGGTCCGCTGGGAGCCCGCAGACCTGTGCTGGACGCTGCGGACCGGAGCCGACGGGAGCTGGGTGCCGGACTGGGCCGACGTCGAGCCTGATCCGATCCCGGTGCCGACCATCGCCTGGCTCAGCTGGCATATCGGCTGGTGGTGGAGTGTGACCATGGATCATCTGGCCGGTCGGGTGCCCCGGGAGCGGCACGAGATCGAGTGGCCGGGTGACCACGCCGTCGTCGCATGGCTGCGCGACTTGCGGGCGGAATGGTCACGTGTGCTGGATCGGATCTCCGACGCGGATCTGGTTGCCCCGGCGACGTTTCCGTGGTCCGGCGAGGACAGCAAGTCCGTAGCGCACACCGTCGCCTGGGTGAACGCCGAACTGATGAAGAACGCCGCGGAGATCGGGCAGTTGCGTCTGCTGCACGCGGCGCGCAACGGTCAGTGA
- a CDS encoding TetR/AcrR family transcriptional regulator, translated as MSRTQRERRESTIAKLLDASIATISEKGYARASVKTIASRAGLSYGALFRHFETMADFMVATAEEAFRRQLDAFETRFAAIPAADRSVETVLRLQYELAGNSVNAAIYELQLAARTDEKLREGLQPALFAYGVRILQLALETTDPDPAIDPADFATVVFMISDMFDAEHLFRHVRPYPELTERRIQLLTTMIDALRPTS; from the coding sequence ATGAGCCGCACCCAGCGCGAACGGCGCGAGTCCACCATCGCCAAGCTGCTCGACGCGAGTATCGCGACGATCAGCGAGAAGGGTTATGCGCGTGCCTCGGTCAAGACCATCGCGTCGCGGGCCGGGCTCTCCTACGGTGCGCTGTTCCGGCACTTCGAGACCATGGCGGATTTCATGGTCGCCACCGCCGAAGAGGCGTTCCGGCGCCAACTCGACGCGTTCGAAACACGATTCGCCGCCATACCGGCCGCGGACCGCAGCGTGGAAACGGTGCTGCGGCTGCAATACGAGCTGGCGGGCAACTCCGTCAACGCCGCGATCTACGAGTTGCAGCTGGCGGCGCGCACCGACGAGAAGTTGCGCGAGGGACTGCAACCCGCGCTGTTCGCCTACGGCGTGCGCATTCTGCAACTCGCCCTCGAGACCACGGACCCGGACCCCGCCATCGATCCGGCGGATTTCGCCACCGTGGTGTTCATGATCAGCGATATGTTCGACGCCGAGCACCTGTTCCGGCACGTCCGACCCTACCCGGAGCTCACCGAACGCCGAATCCAGTTGCTCACCACTATGATCGATGCGCTACGACCGACCAGCTGA
- a CDS encoding YnfA family protein, which produces MTVLRSILLFALAAVAEIGGAWLVWQGVREHRGFAWMGAGVLALGCYGFVATLQPDADFGRILAAYGGVFVAGSLLWGMALDGFEPDRWDLTGALICLLGVAVIMYAPRGA; this is translated from the coding sequence ATGACCGTCTTGCGTTCGATCCTGCTCTTCGCGTTGGCGGCCGTGGCCGAGATCGGCGGGGCCTGGCTGGTCTGGCAGGGCGTGCGCGAACACCGCGGGTTCGCGTGGATGGGCGCCGGGGTGCTCGCCCTCGGCTGCTACGGATTCGTCGCGACCCTGCAACCCGACGCCGACTTCGGCCGCATTCTCGCCGCGTATGGCGGCGTCTTCGTCGCGGGCTCGCTGCTGTGGGGCATGGCGCTGGACGGTTTCGAGCCGGACCGCTGGGATCTCACCGGCGCCCTCATCTGCCTGCTCGGCGTCGCCGTCATCATGTACGCGCCCCGCGGAGCGTGA
- a CDS encoding nuclear transport factor 2 family protein: protein MSVGTKDLFERYHACWADRDPDRIVELHTPDSIFHLHSGGKPAHGRAEIRAAAAETFALVPDLTFHLVNLRVGDDFWAVQWKLSGTSVTGAAVDVDIADVVFVEDGAVREKHTYVDGVAMQAALATPADIA, encoded by the coding sequence ATGTCCGTTGGCACCAAGGATCTGTTCGAGCGCTACCACGCCTGCTGGGCCGATCGCGATCCCGACCGCATCGTCGAATTGCACACGCCCGACTCGATTTTCCATCTGCACTCCGGGGGCAAGCCCGCGCACGGCCGGGCCGAGATCCGCGCCGCCGCCGCGGAAACCTTCGCCTTGGTCCCGGACCTGACCTTCCATCTGGTCAACCTGCGAGTCGGCGACGACTTCTGGGCGGTCCAGTGGAAGTTGTCGGGCACCTCGGTCACCGGCGCCGCCGTCGATGTGGACATCGCGGACGTGGTCTTCGTCGAGGACGGCGCGGTGCGCGAGAAGCACACCTACGTCGACGGCGTAGCCATGCAGGCCGCACTGGCCACCCCGGCCGACATCGCCTGA
- a CDS encoding TetR/AcrR family transcriptional regulator, with product MNADRRTQAERSAATRTAVIRAARELFGQFGYGAVSTVAVAEAAGVSRGALYHQFSEKRDLFEAVFEDLERSLVEVIGTAVAEARSDDPIAGLIVGCLAWLNASTAPEVRRIALLDGPAVLGWRLWREIELRHTIGRVENALAGAIAAGRIRRQPVRPLALIIVGALDEAAQILAHSAESTEDTAAVHAVIEQLITGLTING from the coding sequence ATGAACGCTGACCGACGAACCCAGGCCGAACGCTCGGCCGCCACCCGCACCGCGGTGATCCGTGCCGCGCGAGAACTGTTCGGCCAGTTCGGATACGGCGCGGTGAGCACCGTCGCGGTAGCCGAGGCCGCGGGGGTCAGTCGTGGCGCGCTCTATCACCAGTTCAGCGAGAAGCGCGATCTGTTCGAGGCAGTGTTCGAGGATCTCGAGCGCAGCCTGGTCGAGGTGATCGGCACGGCGGTGGCCGAGGCCCGGTCCGACGACCCGATCGCCGGCTTGATCGTCGGCTGCCTGGCCTGGTTGAACGCGTCGACCGCGCCCGAGGTACGGCGCATCGCGCTGTTGGACGGACCCGCGGTGCTGGGCTGGCGCCTCTGGCGCGAGATCGAGTTGCGGCACACGATCGGCCGGGTGGAGAACGCCTTGGCGGGCGCCATCGCGGCGGGCCGCATCCGGCGTCAACCCGTACGTCCGCTGGCCCTGATCATCGTCGGCGCCTTGGACGAGGCGGCCCAAATCCTCGCGCACTCAGCGGAATCCACCGAAGACACCGCCGCCGTCCACGCGGTGATCGAGCAATTGATCACCGGCCTCACGATCAACGGTTGA